A region of the Desulfuribacillus alkaliarsenatis genome:
AGGTGTATTGGTCAGATGGAGCCCAGGTTGCATCTGAACGAGCTAATGAAATTATGGATAACATTGAAGCAGTAGAAGATATTTTTGCTATCCCACTCATTACTCTAGAAGATGCTGAAGAACAGGGATTACTCGTGTGGCTAGATACTGATGGTGAAGTCCTAGAGTCGTACTTCAAGCATGTAGAAGAAATTGTTCTGCAGCCAGAGATGATTCAGCGCCAAGCTGAAATAAACCCTCTGAAAATTGTGTTCACTCCTCTTCATGGAACGACTGGTAAGCCACTACCACGTGCACTTGAGCGTGTAGGTTTTAGTAATATTACGATTATAAAAGAACAGGAGCATCCAGACCCTAACTTCTCCACAGTCGCTTTTCCAAACCCTGAAGAGCCGGCGGCCTTTGAGCTGGCACTTAGTTACGCCAAAGATGTCGATGCCGATATTATCATTGGAACAGACCCAGATGGTGACCGCTTGGGAGTGTTAACGAAGGGTGGTCAGGGTGATTACGTACTGTTAACAGGCAATCAAACGGGCGCTATTTTACTAGAATACATACTATCTCAGCGAAAGGCTCAGGGAACCCTGCCTGCAAATGCCATCATGATTAAAACAGTTGTAACATCAGAACTGGGTCGTGTAATTGCTGATAATTACGGTGTGGAAACAGAGGATACATTGACAGGCTTTAAATATATCGGTGAACGAATTGAGGAATATACGCAAACAGGGTCTAAAGAGTTCCAGTTTGGTTATGAGGAAAGCTATGGCTACTTGATAAAAGATTTCGCTCGTGATAAGGATGGGATCCAAGCTGCTGTCATGGCTGCGGAGGTTGCGGCTTATTATAAATCAAAAGGCAAGACACTCTTTCGAGGGCTTCAGGAAATCTATCAGAGGTACGGCTATTATAAAGAAGCATTAGAAACGATTTCACTAAAAGGACTTCAAGGACAGCAGCAAATCTTAGCTATGATGACAAAGCTTCGCAAACAACCACTAAAAGAAGTGGCAGGTTTAGTAGCTACAGAAATAGCGGATTACGAAACATCAGAAAAGCAACTATTGATGGAATCCAACTTGACAGCTATAAAACTTCCGAAATCGAATGTTATTCGCTACACTCTCGAAGATCAGTCTTGGTTTTGTGTACGACCGTCTGGAACAGAACCGAAAATTAAGTTCTACTTTGCTGTGCAGGCGGATACAGAAACGGAAGCTGATAAGAAGTTAGAGAGCATCAGGTCATTTGTTATAAAACATTTTACATAATAATTAGAGCACATTACATCTAACTACTTAACTAGAGCACTTTGCATCAAACACAGTAATGATTTGCTAGAAAATCTGTTGAAATTTTCATTGACTTCTGACTCGTCAGTCGGTAAAATTAAATAGAGTTTTCAGAACCCGTGGGTCAATTTTTGCGCATATGTTTCTAATTTGTGCATATGTTTTTGATGCCATGGGTTGTTTAATGCAGATGCTAGAACAACACAAGATACTAGAGTATACAAAATGGAGGGGAAATAGTTGTTTAGTAATAAATATGGCAAGATGATGTTATTAGGTTTGATGTTAGCAGTTTCAATTATGTTATTAGCTGCCTGTCAAGGCTCAGAGCCAGCTGATAGTGTACCAGCAGAGGAGCGTATAACACCTGTTGCTGTTGCCGAGGTTATAGAAGGTAATGTAGGTCGCGGAGCTAGTTATACAGGGGATTTAGAGTTAGCTCGAGAAACTGCAATCATACCGAAGGTTTCTGGAAAAGTAGCTAGTGTTGATGTAAGTGCAGGGGACACAGTCGCACAAGGCCAAAGACTATTTACGATTGATGCTTCTGACCTGCAAAGGGAAGTAAAGCGTGCAGAAGATTCTGTTAGGGCTTCTGAGGCGCAACTAAATCAAACTATTACTCAAGCCGAGAACTCTATTAAGAGAGCTGAAATAGGCGTACGTACTTCTGAAGCACAATTAAGCCAAGCAATTCTACAAAGGAATAATAATATTATAAAAGCGGAAATCGCCTTAGCAAACGCTACTGATGCATATAACGATGCAGAAACTCAATTGGTTCGTATGAAAGCGTTATTTGAAGCTGGCGCTATTCCAAGGGTTGAATTTGAGGGTGCTGAGATGCGCTATTCATCTAGCAAACTACAATTACAGTCGGCAAAAGAAGATTTAGAAACTGCACAACAGAAGGATTCTATTGAAATCGCTGAGGCTAGCCTGCAGTCAGCGAAAATGGAGCTAGCAGCGGCACAGCAAAGAGAATCAATTCAAATTGCTGAGGCTAGTCTAGCGCAAGCAGTTACAGGTCTAGAAATAATCAGAGCGCAGCTAGCTGACACTGTTGTGACTGCTCCTGTGGCAGGTGTCGTATCAGTTGTAAATGTTAACGTGGGAGAATTAGTCGGTCAGCAAGCGGCGATGACACTGGCTACTACAAACCCCATGTTAGTGAAAATACCAATTCCAGAGCACTCAATAGCTAAAGTGAATATTGGTGATATTATGCCTGTGC
Encoded here:
- a CDS encoding phospho-sugar mutase — translated: MSTNYSTEYAKWLEFEQLDPELKEELVLIKDKDEEIQERFYGNIQFGTGGLRGILGAGTSRMNVYMIRKATQGLAKSIEIACRDKKLTCDEVIPSAVIAYDCRHKSRLFAEEAARVLAANGIRAYVFRELQPTPTLSFAVRELQATTGIVVTASHNPPEYNGYKVYWSDGAQVASERANEIMDNIEAVEDIFAIPLITLEDAEEQGLLVWLDTDGEVLESYFKHVEEIVLQPEMIQRQAEINPLKIVFTPLHGTTGKPLPRALERVGFSNITIIKEQEHPDPNFSTVAFPNPEEPAAFELALSYAKDVDADIIIGTDPDGDRLGVLTKGGQGDYVLLTGNQTGAILLEYILSQRKAQGTLPANAIMIKTVVTSELGRVIADNYGVETEDTLTGFKYIGERIEEYTQTGSKEFQFGYEESYGYLIKDFARDKDGIQAAVMAAEVAAYYKSKGKTLFRGLQEIYQRYGYYKEALETISLKGLQGQQQILAMMTKLRKQPLKEVAGLVATEIADYETSEKQLLMESNLTAIKLPKSNVIRYTLEDQSWFCVRPSGTEPKIKFYFAVQADTETEADKKLESIRSFVIKHFT
- a CDS encoding efflux RND transporter periplasmic adaptor subunit; the protein is MFSNKYGKMMLLGLMLAVSIMLLAACQGSEPADSVPAEERITPVAVAEVIEGNVGRGASYTGDLELARETAIIPKVSGKVASVDVSAGDTVAQGQRLFTIDASDLQREVKRAEDSVRASEAQLNQTITQAENSIKRAEIGVRTSEAQLSQAILQRNNNIIKAEIALANATDAYNDAETQLVRMKALFEAGAIPRVEFEGAEMRYSSSKLQLQSAKEDLETAQQKDSIEIAEASLQSAKMELAAAQQRESIQIAEASLAQAVTGLEIIRAQLADTVVTAPVAGVVSVVNVNVGELVGQQAAMTLATTNPMLVKIPIPEHSIAKVNIGDIMPVHIPAMQMQLEGRVTHIGLSADRQSKTFPVELQIENDGSLRAGMMARIALTEQGSEPVPLVPNDAIITSGQQTSVFVIEDDVAFLQELVTGGASARWTEVVDGLEVGQQVVVRGQSLLQDQGKVRVTEVVVVDED